One Natrinema longum genomic window carries:
- a CDS encoding histone has translation MNVELPFAPVDTIIRRNAGDLRVSADASKELATRIQEHGSELAIDAAETATTDGRKTLMAGDFGVDRVVDKDELELPVAPVDRIARLEIDDRYRVSMDARIALADILEDYADNVARAAAILAHHADRRTITDDDIETYFSLFE, from the coding sequence ATGAACGTCGAACTCCCGTTCGCCCCGGTGGATACGATCATCCGGCGGAACGCGGGCGATCTTCGGGTGAGTGCCGACGCGTCGAAGGAACTCGCAACACGGATTCAGGAACACGGGAGCGAACTCGCGATCGACGCCGCCGAAACGGCGACGACGGACGGACGCAAGACGTTGATGGCTGGTGATTTCGGCGTCGATCGGGTCGTCGACAAGGACGAGCTCGAGCTCCCGGTTGCACCGGTCGACCGCATCGCCAGGTTGGAGATCGACGACCGATATCGCGTCTCGATGGACGCACGCATCGCGCTAGCCGATATCCTCGAGGACTACGCGGACAACGTCGCCCGAGCGGCCGCGATCCTCGCACACCACGCCGATCGGCGGACGATCACCGACGACGACATCGAGACGTACTTCTCGTTGTTCGAGTGA
- a CDS encoding single-stranded DNA binding protein yields MSDIEGVYEDLEADVSLEEFREAVEAKVEQMGGLADEETAAMLVAHEVGESEVGGIADIEPGMEEAKFVAKVISIGEKRTFERDGEDEDGQVVNVEVADETGSVRAAFWDDHAEAAIEELEEGQVLRIKGRPKEGFSGVEISVDNVEPDPDTEIEVQVSDTYTVEDLSLGLSNVNLVGLLLDTDSVRTFDRDDGSEGKVSNLVLGDSTGRIRVTLWDEQADLATDLEAGTTVEVIDGYVKDRDGSLELHVGNRGAVEEVDEDVEYVPESTPIEDLEIDQVVDIAGVVRSADPKRTFDRDDGSEGQVRNIRVQDATDDIRVALWGEKADIDVGPGDEVALGDVEIQDGWQDDLEASAGWQSTITVLESESAGSGSSQADADGSSDQNAGLSAFAGDDESDGGSTADGPGSTDSTASASDPTAETGDTPSGETGGDEPADGDELEFTGVVVQAGDPVVLDDGETTMSVVTDVDVGLGEEVTARGIVHDGRLEANDVF; encoded by the coding sequence ATGAGCGACATCGAGGGCGTATATGAGGACCTCGAGGCCGACGTTTCTCTCGAGGAGTTTCGCGAGGCCGTCGAGGCGAAAGTCGAGCAGATGGGTGGACTCGCCGACGAGGAGACGGCGGCGATGCTCGTCGCTCACGAAGTCGGCGAGAGCGAGGTCGGCGGGATCGCCGACATCGAGCCCGGAATGGAAGAGGCTAAGTTCGTCGCCAAGGTGATCTCGATCGGCGAGAAACGGACCTTCGAACGCGACGGCGAGGACGAGGACGGACAGGTCGTCAACGTCGAAGTGGCAGACGAGACCGGGTCGGTGCGGGCGGCGTTCTGGGACGATCACGCCGAGGCCGCCATCGAGGAACTCGAGGAGGGGCAGGTGCTGCGGATCAAGGGCCGACCCAAGGAGGGATTCAGTGGCGTCGAGATCAGCGTCGACAACGTCGAACCCGATCCGGACACCGAGATCGAGGTACAGGTTTCGGATACGTACACCGTCGAGGACCTCTCGCTTGGCCTCTCGAACGTCAATCTCGTGGGCTTGCTTCTCGACACCGACAGCGTCCGCACCTTCGACCGCGACGACGGCTCCGAAGGGAAGGTTTCGAACCTCGTGCTCGGCGATTCGACCGGCCGTATCCGGGTCACGCTCTGGGACGAGCAGGCCGATCTGGCCACGGACCTCGAGGCGGGCACGACCGTCGAGGTGATCGACGGCTACGTCAAGGATCGCGACGGCAGCCTCGAACTCCACGTCGGCAATCGCGGTGCGGTCGAGGAAGTCGACGAGGACGTCGAGTACGTCCCCGAGAGCACCCCCATCGAGGACCTCGAGATCGATCAGGTCGTCGACATCGCGGGCGTCGTCCGCTCGGCGGATCCCAAGCGCACCTTCGACCGCGACGACGGCTCGGAGGGACAGGTCCGCAACATCCGCGTCCAGGACGCGACCGACGACATCCGCGTCGCCCTCTGGGGCGAGAAAGCCGACATCGACGTGGGGCCGGGCGACGAGGTGGCGCTCGGCGACGTCGAAATTCAGGACGGCTGGCAGGACGACCTCGAGGCCTCCGCGGGGTGGCAGTCGACGATTACGGTACTGGAATCCGAGTCCGCCGGCTCCGGGAGCAGCCAGGCGGATGCGGACGGCTCGAGCGACCAAAACGCGGGGCTGTCGGCGTTTGCCGGCGACGACGAGTCCGACGGGGGATCGACGGCGGACGGTCCGGGTTCGACCGACTCGACGGCGTCGGCCAGCGACCCCACGGCCGAGACCGGCGACACCCCCAGCGGTGAGACCGGTGGGGACGAGCCAGCCGACGGCGACGAACTCGAGTTCACCGGCGTCGTCGTCCAGGCGGGAGATCCGGTCGTCCTCGACGACGGCGAAACGACGATGAGCGTCGTGACCGACGTCGACGTCGGCCTCGGCGAGGAGGTAACCGCCCGAGGGATCGTCCACGATGGCCGTCTCGAGGCAAACGACGTGTTTTGA
- a CDS encoding MBL fold metallo-hydrolase translates to MEVHHVTEDAETFTCNAYLAVGEDGTATLVDAGAVEGVVDEIREHTDELEAVVMTHQHGDHVARLEAVVEAFDPAVYAYAEHPTRTHAIDDGDTVTIGDEGFEVVYTPGHADDHVSLVSDSSLFSGDVVVHDDGAFDYGSFGRTDMAGQSRERLIESVRDLLERMPEERSEAAGVEHMYAGHGDVFHGDVRDVVETALQRAEKREPKYPDE, encoded by the coding sequence ATGGAAGTCCACCACGTCACCGAGGACGCGGAGACGTTCACCTGCAACGCCTACCTCGCCGTCGGCGAGGACGGAACGGCGACGCTGGTCGACGCCGGCGCGGTCGAGGGCGTCGTCGACGAAATCCGCGAGCACACCGACGAGCTCGAGGCCGTCGTCATGACCCACCAACACGGCGACCACGTCGCCCGGCTCGAGGCGGTGGTCGAGGCGTTCGATCCCGCAGTCTACGCCTACGCCGAGCATCCGACGCGGACCCACGCGATCGACGACGGCGACACCGTCACGATCGGCGACGAGGGGTTCGAGGTCGTCTACACCCCGGGTCACGCCGACGATCACGTCTCGCTCGTCTCCGACTCGTCGCTGTTCTCCGGCGACGTCGTCGTCCACGACGACGGGGCCTTCGACTACGGCAGTTTCGGTCGCACGGACATGGCCGGTCAGTCCCGCGAGCGACTCATCGAGAGCGTTCGGGACCTCCTCGAGCGCATGCCCGAGGAGCGAAGCGAGGCTGCCGGCGTCGAGCACATGTACGCGGGTCACGGGGACGTCTTCCACGGCGACGTTCGCGACGTGGTGGAGACGGCACTCCAGCGCGCGGAGAAACGAGAGCCCAAGTATCCCGACGAGTAG
- a CDS encoding DUF5786 family protein, whose amino-acid sequence MGFGSYDESEQQEVDADFDDDDAVQSGENSHNGTIEFENGASSDELLDRLKEIKDESD is encoded by the coding sequence ATGGGATTCGGGAGCTACGACGAATCCGAGCAACAGGAAGTCGACGCTGATTTTGACGACGACGACGCGGTTCAGTCGGGAGAGAACAGCCACAACGGGACCATCGAGTTCGAAAACGGTGCGTCCAGCGACGAACTGCTCGATCGGCTCAAGGAGATCAAAGACGAGAGCGACTAG
- a CDS encoding DUF99 family protein — translation MKDGVRALGVAESYRGDADRGRQSTLAGAVVRADRVCDGLAYGSCRVGGADGTDAVIDLIDGLDRPDARYVLLGAVAPAWYNLLALSRIQAAIEWPVIAVTFEASDGLEAGLRDAFSGPELEARLATYRALPDRRELSVDGETVYVRQVGLEPAEADDVVRAFTPVGGRPEPIRVAKMAARAADSYARSFE, via the coding sequence ATGAAAGACGGGGTGCGGGCGCTGGGCGTCGCCGAATCGTATCGGGGCGATGCCGATCGCGGCCGGCAGAGCACGCTGGCCGGGGCCGTCGTTCGCGCCGACCGCGTCTGCGACGGCCTCGCGTACGGCTCCTGTCGCGTCGGTGGGGCCGACGGAACCGACGCCGTCATCGATCTGATCGACGGACTCGACCGTCCGGACGCCCGGTACGTCCTGCTCGGCGCCGTCGCCCCCGCGTGGTACAACCTCCTCGCGCTTTCGCGCATTCAGGCAGCGATCGAGTGGCCGGTCATCGCCGTCACCTTCGAAGCCAGCGACGGCCTCGAGGCCGGCCTCCGAGACGCGTTTTCCGGCCCCGAACTCGAGGCACGGCTCGCGACCTACCGAGCGCTGCCCGACCGGCGCGAACTGTCGGTCGACGGCGAGACCGTCTACGTCAGGCAGGTCGGCCTCGAGCCCGCCGAGGCCGACGACGTCGTCCGGGCGTTCACGCCCGTCGGCGGCCGTCCGGAGCCGATCCGGGTCGCGAAGATGGCGGCTCGAGCGGCCGATTCGTACGCTCGTTCGTTCGAGTGA
- a CDS encoding uracil-DNA glycosylase, with protein MGEMEDLCVTECTRCPALVDSRSRIVNGAGPDDADLLFVGEGPGANEDEQGEPFVGRSGTVLDDGLRDVGLERGDIRITNCVRCRPPENRDPNKEELANCRGYLEREIARLEPEVIVTLGKVPSEHLLERSVAVTKEAGSLEEVRIDGTPRRLLICVHPAATLYDRSQEETFENALQRAAELAGVADSEGGQSRLDGF; from the coding sequence ATGGGAGAAATGGAGGATCTCTGTGTTACGGAGTGTACGCGCTGTCCGGCGCTCGTCGACTCTCGCAGCCGGATCGTCAACGGTGCCGGACCGGACGACGCCGACCTGTTGTTCGTCGGCGAAGGGCCCGGAGCCAACGAAGACGAGCAGGGCGAGCCGTTCGTCGGCCGCAGCGGCACCGTTCTGGACGACGGGCTCCGAGACGTCGGCCTCGAGCGCGGCGACATCCGCATCACCAACTGCGTGCGCTGTCGCCCTCCGGAGAACCGCGATCCGAACAAAGAGGAACTCGCGAACTGTCGGGGCTACCTCGAGCGGGAGATCGCCCGCCTCGAGCCGGAGGTGATCGTGACGCTGGGCAAGGTTCCGAGCGAGCATCTCCTCGAGCGCTCGGTCGCGGTGACCAAAGAGGCGGGCAGCCTCGAAGAGGTACGAATCGACGGCACGCCGCGGCGACTCCTGATCTGTGTCCACCCGGCGGCGACGCTGTACGACCGCAGTCAGGAGGAGACGTTCGAGAACGCGCTCCAGCGGGCGGCCGAGCTCGCGGGTGTCGCGGACAGCGAGGGGGGCCAATCGCGGCTCGACGGCTTCTGA
- the hisH gene encoding imidazole glycerol phosphate synthase subunit HisH, giving the protein MSTVSSPQEEALASVVVVDYGLGNLRSVTRGLERAGADVEITDDPDAFAAADGVVLPGVGAFREGVENADPLREDLLAVADSGTPLFGICLGMQMLLTTSEEGETDGESAVQGLDLIPGTNVRFAEGQKVPHMGWNELEVQREHPLVEGVDGNYAYFVHSYYAAPDDEAATVATTDYEREFPSIVANDEGTVFGTQFHPEKSGETGLQILRNFVGICAEE; this is encoded by the coding sequence ATGAGCACCGTTTCGTCTCCACAGGAGGAAGCTCTCGCCTCCGTCGTCGTCGTCGACTACGGACTCGGGAACCTCCGCAGCGTCACCCGTGGCCTCGAGCGTGCGGGTGCCGACGTCGAGATCACCGACGATCCTGACGCGTTCGCCGCGGCCGACGGCGTGGTCCTGCCGGGCGTCGGCGCGTTCCGCGAGGGCGTCGAGAACGCCGACCCGCTCCGCGAGGACCTCCTCGCGGTCGCCGACAGCGGCACGCCCCTCTTTGGCATCTGTCTCGGCATGCAGATGCTGCTGACGACCAGCGAGGAAGGGGAAACCGACGGCGAGTCGGCCGTTCAGGGACTGGATCTGATCCCCGGAACCAACGTCCGGTTCGCCGAGGGGCAGAAGGTGCCACACATGGGCTGGAACGAACTCGAGGTCCAGCGCGAGCACCCGCTTGTAGAGGGTGTCGACGGAAACTACGCCTACTTCGTCCACTCCTACTACGCGGCCCCGGACGACGAGGCCGCGACGGTCGCGACGACCGACTACGAGCGCGAGTTCCCGTCGATCGTGGCCAACGACGAGGGGACCGTCTTCGGAACGCAGTTCCACCCCGAGAAGAGCGGCGAGACCGGATTGCAAATCCTGCGGAACTTCGTCGGGATCTGCGCCGAGGAGTAG
- a CDS encoding Cdc6/Cdc18 family protein: MSDSMDYFGSENEIFRNKELLQVSHLPDGDRIIGREAELTNLANAIKPATRGNTPNNVLVYGKTGTGKSLCSKFITNQAIERAKGNDVSIGVAYIDCLQESTETQAVQSAGHQLNEQSETDVSIPHSGLSTAEYYRRLWHIVDTRHDVALIILDEVDKIEDDDILMQLSRAVESGKLTESTVGVIGISNKVRYKDSLDERIKSSLCEREYVFSPYDATQIREILRSRSDAFHEGVLEDGVVPRVAALAAREHGDARKAIDILRFAGEIAEENDLETVTESCVDQAHEREETSRLAELISKSPSHAKLVLEAMALSTQQKKGDDAPVTTNEAYDLYKRLCDRDGSEHLKLRRVRDILSELEFLSIIEQERKWAGKGKGNYMENRLIDEPEVIIAACNESE, encoded by the coding sequence ATGTCGGATTCGATGGATTACTTCGGCAGCGAGAACGAGATCTTTCGGAACAAGGAGCTGCTGCAGGTTTCACACCTTCCGGACGGCGATCGGATTATCGGCCGCGAGGCCGAACTGACGAATCTCGCGAACGCGATCAAACCCGCGACGCGGGGGAACACGCCGAACAACGTCCTCGTCTACGGGAAGACGGGAACTGGAAAATCGCTGTGTTCGAAGTTCATCACGAATCAGGCCATCGAACGGGCGAAGGGCAACGACGTCTCGATCGGCGTCGCCTACATCGACTGCCTGCAGGAATCGACCGAAACGCAGGCCGTCCAGTCGGCCGGGCACCAGCTCAACGAGCAGTCCGAGACGGACGTCTCGATCCCCCACTCGGGGCTGAGCACGGCCGAATACTACCGCCGCCTGTGGCACATCGTCGACACCCGTCACGACGTCGCGTTGATCATCCTCGACGAAGTCGACAAGATCGAGGACGACGACATCCTGATGCAGCTCTCTCGGGCCGTCGAATCCGGCAAACTCACCGAGAGCACGGTCGGCGTAATCGGCATCTCGAATAAGGTCCGCTACAAGGACTCGCTGGACGAGCGAATCAAATCCAGCCTCTGTGAGCGGGAGTACGTCTTCTCGCCGTACGACGCGACCCAGATCCGGGAGATCCTGCGCTCGCGGTCGGACGCGTTCCACGAGGGCGTCCTCGAGGACGGCGTCGTCCCACGCGTGGCCGCACTCGCGGCCCGCGAGCACGGCGACGCGCGGAAGGCGATCGACATCCTCCGATTCGCCGGCGAGATCGCCGAGGAGAACGACCTCGAGACGGTCACCGAGTCCTGTGTCGACCAGGCCCACGAGCGCGAGGAGACCAGCCGATTGGCCGAACTGATCTCCAAGAGTCCCAGTCACGCGAAACTCGTCCTCGAGGCGATGGCGCTGTCGACCCAACAGAAGAAAGGCGACGACGCGCCGGTAACGACCAACGAGGCTTACGACCTCTACAAGCGGCTCTGTGACCGTGATGGCTCCGAACACCTGAAACTGCGCCGGGTTCGGGACATCCTCTCGGAACTCGAGTTCCTCTCGATCATCGAACAGGAGCGCAAGTGGGCCGGCAAGGGGAAGGGCAACTACATGGAAAACCGGCTGATCGACGAGCCGGAGGTCATCATCGCTGCCTGTAACGAGTCCGAATAG
- a CDS encoding tRNA (guanine(26)-N(2))-dimethyltransferase yields MRVTEGGVELEVPGEQTEGIEESVFYNPRQELNRDLTIATLRAYREREERATSYLDAMTASGVRGVRAAADGWDVTCCDVDEEAVELARSNLARNDCEATVEHRNVSALMHDEPFDVIDLDPYGTPMPFADAAFANCRDLVCVTATDTAPMCGAHFNSGVRSYSAIPQNTDYHAEMGVRILVSALARSAARFDVGVEPILTHATSHYVRTYLELTHKPTSADAAIDELGYLYHCEDCLYREADSGLIAAPLETCPHCDGNRMLTAGPVWLGPVQDPTFVGAVRDEIPYTFDTAPEARELCDTLAAELDEPTHYDQHKLCRNWGLPANAMDEFLADLREAGHAASRAHYGGTTFKTDASVGEIRAATASNLG; encoded by the coding sequence ATGCGCGTCACCGAGGGCGGGGTCGAACTCGAGGTCCCCGGCGAACAGACGGAGGGGATCGAGGAGTCGGTCTTCTACAACCCGCGACAGGAGCTGAATCGGGATCTGACGATCGCGACGCTGCGGGCCTATCGCGAGCGCGAGGAGCGGGCCACATCGTATCTGGACGCGATGACTGCAAGCGGCGTCCGCGGCGTTCGGGCCGCCGCCGACGGCTGGGACGTCACCTGCTGTGACGTCGACGAGGAGGCGGTCGAACTCGCACGGTCGAACCTCGCGCGAAACGACTGCGAGGCGACGGTCGAGCACCGCAATGTCAGCGCCCTCATGCACGACGAGCCCTTCGACGTGATCGATCTCGACCCCTACGGGACGCCGATGCCGTTCGCCGACGCCGCATTCGCGAACTGTCGCGACCTCGTCTGTGTGACCGCGACGGACACCGCACCCATGTGTGGGGCACACTTCAACAGCGGCGTCCGCTCGTATTCCGCGATCCCCCAGAATACCGACTACCACGCCGAGATGGGCGTTCGGATCCTCGTCTCTGCGCTCGCCCGAAGCGCCGCTCGCTTCGACGTCGGCGTCGAACCGATCCTGACCCACGCGACCAGCCACTACGTTCGGACCTACCTCGAACTGACCCACAAGCCCACGTCGGCCGACGCCGCGATCGACGAGCTAGGCTATCTCTACCACTGCGAAGACTGTCTCTACCGCGAGGCCGATTCCGGGCTGATCGCCGCTCCCCTCGAGACGTGTCCCCACTGCGACGGCAATCGGATGCTCACCGCCGGTCCCGTCTGGCTCGGCCCCGTGCAGGACCCGACGTTCGTCGGCGCTGTCCGGGACGAAATCCCCTATACGTTCGACACTGCACCGGAGGCGAGGGAACTCTGTGACACGCTCGCGGCGGAACTCGACGAACCGACCCACTACGACCAGCACAAGCTCTGTCGCAACTGGGGGCTGCCCGCGAACGCGATGGACGAGTTCCTGGCCGATCTCCGCGAGGCGGGGCACGCGGCCTCGCGAGCCCACTACGGCGGGACGACGTTCAAGACGGACGCGAGCGTCGGCGAGATCCGCGCGGCGACTGCGTCGAATCTCGGCTAA
- a CDS encoding YihY/virulence factor BrkB family protein yields the protein MIDHRRGLELTRAAIGLARTEQLTLLAAGVAFYGFISLVPLMLLALGIAASIGGEALAARLTAAASDILTPTAQELLAETLVDDTGRQGATIAGILGLLWGSSRVLRGLDRAFSQVYGTAGEKSLLDTVWDATIVSIGITLGLVVVGVLELVLRFVPGFGLSVVGQLFVVLGLVATFLPLYVVFPDANVGLREAAPGTIVAAVGWYALSQGFSLYTSLATSYAIYGALGAVFLVLVWLYVGSIILVFGAVLNAVLVDREVDRQLQSPGHRQISTEAMTDDATGADEGATEDRTSDAGGRRRASARTRDRAGDAAVLREEIERLRDRVDAFEDDVEDRTVRKESLEGELKRYVRRRVRRGHAQDWGPYLVLLYGTAMSIAAFYFLEGPWAVLSMLVVWTSTLGVYVLMVLFGFGISLLGIPGRLRNLIGDRRS from the coding sequence GTGATCGATCACAGACGGGGACTCGAGCTGACCCGCGCAGCGATCGGCCTCGCACGGACCGAACAGCTGACGCTGCTGGCGGCCGGCGTCGCGTTCTACGGGTTCATCTCGCTCGTACCGCTCATGCTGCTCGCGCTGGGAATCGCCGCGTCGATCGGTGGGGAGGCGCTCGCGGCGCGGCTCACGGCAGCAGCCAGCGACATCCTGACGCCGACGGCCCAGGAGCTACTCGCCGAGACGCTCGTCGACGATACCGGTCGGCAGGGAGCGACCATCGCCGGCATCCTCGGGCTGTTGTGGGGGTCGAGTCGCGTCCTTCGGGGCCTCGATCGAGCCTTCTCGCAAGTGTACGGCACTGCGGGGGAGAAGTCGCTGCTCGATACCGTCTGGGACGCGACGATCGTCTCCATCGGCATCACGCTGGGACTCGTCGTCGTCGGCGTCCTCGAGCTCGTACTCCGGTTCGTTCCCGGGTTCGGCCTGTCGGTCGTCGGCCAGCTGTTCGTCGTCCTCGGCCTGGTTGCGACGTTCCTGCCGCTGTACGTCGTCTTTCCCGACGCGAACGTCGGGCTTCGCGAGGCAGCTCCCGGAACGATCGTCGCCGCCGTCGGCTGGTACGCGCTGAGCCAGGGGTTCTCGCTGTATACCAGCCTGGCGACCAGCTACGCGATCTACGGTGCGCTCGGTGCCGTGTTCCTCGTCCTGGTCTGGCTGTACGTCGGTTCGATAATCCTGGTCTTCGGCGCAGTCCTCAACGCCGTCCTCGTCGACCGTGAAGTGGATCGGCAGCTACAAAGTCCCGGACACCGACAGATTTCCACAGAAGCGATGACCGACGACGCTACGGGTGCCGACGAGGGAGCCACGGAGGACCGCACGAGCGACGCTGGAGGGAGGCGGCGGGCCAGCGCCCGGACCCGGGATCGCGCCGGCGACGCGGCAGTCCTCCGCGAGGAGATCGAGCGGCTGCGCGACCGCGTGGACGCCTTCGAAGACGACGTCGAGGACAGGACCGTTCGAAAAGAATCCCTCGAGGGCGAACTCAAACGCTACGTCCGGCGACGGGTTCGGCGCGGCCACGCACAGGACTGGGGCCCATACCTCGTCTTGCTGTATGGAACGGCGATGTCGATCGCCGCGTTCTACTTCCTCGAGGGTCCCTGGGCGGTCCTCTCGATGCTGGTCGTCTGGACCTCGACGCTCGGCGTCTACGTGCTGATGGTCCTGTTCGGATTCGGCATCTCCCTGCTCGGGATCCCCGGCCGCCTCCGGAACCTGATCGGCGACCGACGCTCCTGA
- a CDS encoding alpha/beta fold hydrolase: MTATGESGVDVAGPSDAQSIVFVHGAIFTRKMWLPQQREFSDEYHTVAPDLPGHGTRAGKPFRMEPAIDVLEETVSRRTDGSAVFVGLSLGGYVATEYAYRHPDQVDALVLSGSSVNPTGKMELGTRLTGGVARLLTKPDLGKRAVEKLATRWVRKRELPPDVEREIIEAGFYPKQFGDAGPDIAGEDFRAKLSTYPGSTLLLNGENDKFMRRGEAAHAAVAQDGRVEVLAGVGHICNLHRPATYTDRVRRFVHQTVPTRQ, translated from the coding sequence ATGACTGCCACAGGTGAGAGCGGCGTCGACGTCGCCGGTCCGTCCGACGCACAGTCGATCGTGTTCGTCCACGGCGCGATATTCACGCGGAAGATGTGGCTCCCCCAACAGCGCGAGTTCTCCGACGAGTATCACACCGTCGCCCCCGATTTACCGGGACACGGCACCCGCGCCGGCAAGCCGTTTCGGATGGAGCCCGCGATCGACGTCCTCGAGGAGACGGTCTCGAGACGGACCGACGGATCGGCGGTGTTCGTCGGGCTCTCGCTGGGTGGCTACGTGGCGACGGAGTACGCCTACCGCCACCCCGATCAGGTCGACGCGCTGGTGTTGTCGGGGAGTAGTGTGAATCCGACGGGGAAGATGGAACTCGGGACGCGGCTCACCGGTGGCGTCGCGCGGTTGCTGACGAAACCCGATCTCGGGAAACGCGCGGTCGAGAAACTGGCAACGCGCTGGGTTCGGAAGCGCGAGCTGCCGCCGGACGTCGAACGGGAGATCATCGAGGCCGGCTTCTACCCGAAACAGTTCGGCGACGCGGGACCCGACATCGCCGGCGAGGATTTTCGGGCGAAGCTCTCGACCTATCCCGGCTCGACGCTGCTCCTCAACGGCGAGAACGACAAATTCATGCGCCGCGGGGAAGCGGCTCACGCCGCTGTCGCACAGGACGGTCGCGTCGAGGTCCTCGCCGGCGTCGGTCACATTTGTAATCTCCATCGACCGGCGACGTACACGGACCGAGTACGACGGTTCGTCCACCAAACCGTTCCCACACGACAGTAA
- the dcd gene encoding dCTP deaminase, with protein MILSDADILERLEAGDLVVDPLDDPELQIQPASVDLRLGREFLEFQRTNISCIHPDSEQEIDEYITETVVDEGDDFILHPGDFVLGTTYERVEIPADLIAHVEGRSSLGRLAVVVHATAGLCDPGYRGQITLELSNLGSAPVALTPGMRISQLTFTELKTPSERPYGSDRGSKYQDQDGPQASRIGSDDEFGGDQLERDG; from the coding sequence ATGATCCTCTCCGATGCGGACATCCTCGAGCGTCTCGAGGCCGGCGACCTCGTCGTCGACCCCCTCGACGACCCGGAACTACAGATCCAGCCCGCGAGCGTCGACCTCCGACTGGGTCGGGAGTTCCTCGAGTTTCAGCGGACGAATATCTCCTGTATTCATCCCGACTCGGAGCAGGAGATCGACGAGTACATCACCGAAACCGTCGTCGACGAGGGGGACGACTTCATCCTCCATCCCGGCGACTTCGTGCTCGGAACGACCTACGAGCGCGTCGAAATCCCGGCGGACCTGATCGCCCACGTCGAGGGCCGTTCGTCGCTGGGCCGGCTCGCCGTGGTCGTGCATGCGACCGCGGGGCTGTGCGATCCCGGCTACCGGGGACAGATCACCCTCGAGCTATCGAACCTCGGCTCCGCCCCGGTCGCGCTCACGCCCGGTATGCGCATCTCCCAGCTCACCTTTACCGAGCTCAAGACGCCGTCTGAGCGGCCCTACGGTAGCGATCGGGGCTCGAAGTACCAGGACCAAGACGGCCCGCAGGCCTCCCGCATCGGCAGCGACGACGAGTTCGGTGGCGACCAACTCGAGCGCGACGGCTGA
- the truA gene encoding tRNA pseudouridine(38-40) synthase TruA: protein MTPRAFRIAYDGTEYHGYQRQPDVATVEDAIFDALRALDVLEPPADKPTGYAAAGRTDAGVSALAQTIALEAPDWLAPRALNADLPADIRAWAAADVPADFHATHHASHREYTYHLYAPPAGAGVSDADREPVAPAVDDDRFHAACEALSGSHDVHNLTPDDHNTERSLTLAANRDGDYLVVTVSAGGFARELVRRLVSLAREIGTGESTLAKVDRVLEPDPLPGHEGIAPAPPEPLVLTDVGYPELAFEIDDAAAASARAVFDRCRIDRRTGARVAREVADGMR, encoded by the coding sequence ATGACTCCCCGCGCGTTCAGGATCGCCTACGACGGGACGGAGTACCACGGCTACCAGCGCCAGCCCGACGTCGCCACCGTCGAGGATGCGATCTTCGACGCGCTCCGCGCACTCGACGTGCTCGAACCCCCCGCCGACAAACCCACCGGCTACGCCGCCGCCGGCCGCACCGACGCCGGCGTCTCCGCGCTCGCACAGACGATCGCACTCGAGGCACCCGACTGGCTCGCGCCGCGGGCGTTGAACGCCGACCTCCCGGCCGACATCCGGGCGTGGGCGGCCGCCGACGTGCCGGCGGACTTCCACGCGACCCACCACGCGAGCCACAGAGAGTACACGTACCACCTGTACGCGCCGCCCGCTGGAGCGGGCGTGTCCGATGCGGACCGCGAGCCGGTCGCGCCCGCCGTCGACGACGACCGCTTCCACGCGGCCTGTGAGGCGCTTTCCGGGAGCCACGACGTTCACAACCTGACGCCCGACGACCACAACACCGAGCGGTCGCTGACCCTCGCGGCGAACCGGGACGGCGACTACCTCGTCGTCACCGTCAGCGCGGGCGGCTTCGCTCGAGAACTCGTCCGGCGGCTCGTCTCGCTGGCTCGCGAGATCGGAACCGGCGAGTCGACGCTGGCGAAGGTCGACCGCGTTCTCGAGCCCGATCCCCTGCCCGGCCACGAGGGGATCGCACCCGCCCCGCCGGAGCCGCTCGTCCTGACCGACGTGGGCTACCCCGAACTCGCGTTCGAGATCGACGACGCCGCGGCCGCGAGCGCTCGAGCGGTGTTCGATCGCTGTCGGATCGATCGCCGGACGGGAGCGCGGGTCGCCCGAGAGGTGGCCGACGGGATGCGCTGA